The genomic region TTCGCGCTCCCTCTGTCGGCCTGCGACACAGTCCTCTCGAGGGATGACCTCGTCGCCATCTTCCTCTGCTTTGCTTCGGGTAAGTCCACCTCTTCTTTGTACCACCACTCTGGCAAGATCTAATCTCTATGGTTCGTAGGAAAAGCTCTGGGGGGTTTTCTTCTGTGCAGCATCTCCGACAACACGGGCAAGCGTTGCATGATCTCCAAGAGCTTGATCATCACCTTTGCTAGCTGCTTCATCTCGGCCTTCTCCCACAACACCTACACCCTCTACCTGGCAGCATTTTTCTTAGGTTCTGGGTGAAGAATTCAATAAcactttttcaaacaaaaaaactgtcaattcGAACACCAACTCTGACACTTCGCCATTTTAGGCTCCAAGCCAACATCGTCTCCATCAAGATCTACCTCGCGGAGATACTCCCCATCGACCGGAGAGGTTTCTACGTGATCCTGCCAGATCTCTTCTGGACCGCCGGGTATTTCTCCACATCTGGTACAATCCCAGTGTCAAATCTTTCTGagattttactgtttttctcaaaatgtgcCACATTTCCAGTCTTCATATATTACTTCGGCTCGACCAACGCCAACGTGAGCGAGCACCAGGGCATGGACATGAGACTGACGTCCTGGAGGATCATATTCGCGGTAGGCGGAGGGCTGTGCATCACGATGGGGTGCACTTCGGCCCTGCTGGAGATGAGCCCCAGGTATCTGCTGTTCAAGAGGAGGATCATCACCGCCAGCCTCATCCTGAAGCAGTTCTATGCCATCAACAAGTCCAAATACAGCGAAACTTTCGACGTGAGTCAAAATCTGGTTTGACAAGCTCCGGAACCACCAAATCttgatttgacaattgttGAAATCGTCAAATCTGAATTTGGCACTTGCCTTAATAGTCTATTCTTAATTAGACAATCTTCGGATTAATGCAATCTTGATCAGACACATTCATTGGATTAGCAATTTTCGGAATAGTCCAATCTTGATCAGATTGGTAGTCAGATCTTGACCTGAGGCTTTTTCGTAATAGTCAAATCTTGATTCGACAATTTTCGATacgacaaattttaatttcacaatttAGGAAtcttgatttgacaattttggaATGTtgatttaacaatctaatttaatttgatactTTCTGAAATAGTGGAATCTTCATTCGGCAGTTTTCTAAATAGTCCAATATAAACTTTTCGGAGTGGTGAAATCTTGATGTGACACATTTCGATATAGTCAAATCTCGATTTGATAGTTTCATATTTgccaatttattatttgaaaatcttGGTATctttatttgacaattttggAGTCTAGATTTAACAATTTAGATTTTCGAAATTTGCATTTGGGACTTCTGGAATAGTTAACTCtcaatttgacaaatttaGGAACAGTCACCATCTTAGCCAGGCACATTTTGGATTGATAGATCGTGGGTTGACGCTTTTTCAAGACAGGGAAATCTTGATTTAACAATTTGCTATGTGCCAAATTTgtatttgacaattattatGGAATCTTGATTTAACAATTTTCGaaagagcaaaattttgatttgacaAATTTCTAAATATGTAGTCCATTTTCATTTGGCAGTTTTGTAAATACTCTAATCTTGATCAGACACTTTTCGGGGTTTTGCCAGCGACCATATCTTAACCTGAGACTTTTTCGAGTTTTGACAATTTCCGAAATAGTAGAATCTTCTATTGACTGTTTTCTCTAAATAGTCCGATCTAAACCAGGCACTTTTCGGAGTGATCACATCTTAGTCTGACACATTTCGAGATAGTCAAATCATGATTTGATAGTTTTATATGTgccaaattattatttgagaaTCTTGACATCTTGATCTGACAATTTTGGAATCTTGATTTAACAATTTTCGAAACAATCAAATCGGCATTTGCGACTTCTGGAATTGTTAAATCTTAATTTGAAAGTTTTCGAAATAGTCCAATCTTAACCAGGTACTTTTCGGAATAGCCTGATCTTGCTTTGGCAATTTTCGAAATAGTCAGATGGTCATTTGGCAGATTTAGAAATAATCAAATCTCGCCCAGGCACTTTTCGCGTTGGTCAGATCTTGACACATTTTTGAGATAGACAAGTCTTCATTTGAGAACTTTCTATATGACAAATTATGATTTGACAAATCTGGAATCTTGATTTTGCAATTCCGGAAtcttaatttgacaattttgagattttgatttaacaatttaatttaatttgacaatttccgAAATTGTAGTAGAATGTTCATTTGGCAGTTTTCTCAATAGCCCAATCTAAACAGGCACTTTTTGAAAGTAGTCGGATCTTGGTCTGACATGTTTCGAGATAAGTAGTTAAATCAtgatttgataattttatatgtgccaaattattattatttaagaaTTTAGGCTtcttgatttgacaattttggaATCTAGATTTAACAATTTTCGAAATCTAATTTACATTTGGAACTTCTGGAATAGTTAAATctttatttgacaattttcagcACAGTCAAATCTTAATCAAGCACTTTTCGGGGTGACACATCGTGGTTTGACACTTTTTCGAGAcagggaaatttttatttgacaatttacTATGTGCAAATTTGTATTTAACAATTTTGGAATCTGGatttaacaattttagaaacaataaaatcttcatttaacaattttagaaACAGTAAAATCttcatttgacaattttcgaAACAGTAAAATCTTGATTTGTCAATTTTCGAAATAGTTCATCTTCATTAGGCAGTTTTCGAAATAATCCAATCTTGCTTTAACCAGGCACTTTTTAGAGTGGTCAGATCTTGCTTTGGCAATTTTCGAAATAGTGAAATATTCGTTTGGCAACTTTCAGAAAAGTCAAATCATACCAGGCGATTTTCGGGGTGACAGATCGTGGTCTGACACTTTTTTGAGGCAGGGGAAtcttgatttgacaatttactATGTGCCAAATTTGTATTTGAAAGTTTTAGAGTCttgatttaacaatttttggaaCAGTAAATTCtcgatttgacaattttcgaCTGGGTAAAATcttgacttgacaattttcgaAACAGTAAAACTTTGAttagacaatttttgaaacagCAAAAccttaatttgacaattttcttaACAGCCAAACCTTAGTTTAACAATTTTCGAAACAGTAAAATcctgatttgacaattttcgaAATAGTTCATCTTCATTTGGCAGTTTTCGGAATAGTCCAATCTTAACAAAGCACTTTTTGGAGTAGTCAGATCTTGCTTTGGCAATTTTCGAAATAGTGAAATGTTCGTTTGGCAGCTTTCGGGAAGAGTCAAATCATATCAGGCgcaaaatttgtatttaacaattttggaatcttgatttaacaatttttgaaacatttaaatctcgatttgacaattttagaaactgtaaaattttgatttgacaattttcgaaataataaaatcttgaTATGacaacaattgtcaaaattgttcATCTGTATTTGGCAGTTTTCGGAATTGTGCAATCTTAACCCGGCACTTTTTGGAGTGGTCAGATTTTGGTTCGGCAATTTTTGAAATAGTCAGATCTTGACCAGGCGCTTTTCAGTGACAGATCGTAGTCTGACACTTTTTTGAGACAGGGAAATCTTCGAAATATTCCATCTTCATTTGacatgtttttgaaataatccAAACGTAATGATCAGATCTTGGTTTGACAATTTTGGAAATAGCGAAATGTTCGTTTGGCAGCTTTCGGAATAATGAAATCTTAACCAGGTGCTCTTCACTGTAGTCAGACTTACTTTTCGCGATAGTTTAATaatgatttgacaattttcgaCGTGGCCAACCtatgatttgacaatttttgcaatCGTGATTTGacaatctttgaaaaaatctcCAGGTGCATTCTCAGCAACTGGTCGACCTCATCTCCGACTACAACATAAATCTGGACCCTGAGCCAGCCGGAATGGTGCAACAGGTGGTGACGATAGTCAAAGTGATGCTCAGAATGTTACGAATTCTGCTGCGACGTCCGTTTCTGAAAACCGCCGTGACCGTAGCACTCCTCAAGCTGCCCACTCTGTTCGGGTGAGTCTCGCGACCGTCTTTCGCCaacaaaaactgtcaaaatctTTGACAGCATCGTCGGATCGGACATCTACCTGGCGCAGCTGCTCACCGCGAAGAACGACACCCTCCAAGGGGTGAACTTCGTCCACTTGGGCCTCGTCTACAGCAGCAACTGCACGATCGCGGTGGACGAGGAGCAGTACGAGAATTTTCTCTTGATCTCGATCAACATCCTCTTCGGTCAGATCTTGTTGCTGTGCATAATCGATCGATTCGGACGTAAATTTCCGATCTGTAAGTAGACAGAGTGCAAGTTCGGGAGTGtgttttccaactttattaataGCCCTGCACAAATAAACGCTTCTCGAAATTCGAGTGTAAATGCTCGATGGACGACGATATGTTTTAGCACATTTGCCAGTGTATATAAGCTATAAAAGCGTAATGTTAAGTGCACTACGGAAGAATTGTAACGAGCTTTTGATGGTTCCCAAGCGGTTATGCAGATTTATCGACTGACGAACTTGGAAGAGAGGGCGTCGTCACTCGACGAAACTCCAAACAGTCCACATCCAAAACTGTCACTCTTGACACTCTGACTTTGATTCTTTTCAGTTGCAGGACTGACGACTTGCAGCTTGACAAGTGTCATATTGGCTTACAATCGCAACTTTACCGTATTGGCCATAGCTTCGTCGTTCTACACTCTTGGCTACACATTGGTAGAGTCCACTCTCTACGTCGTAGTCATCGAATCTTTCCCTACTGCCATCAGGTACGACGACAATCTTTGACTGTCAGATTTgactgttttgtttttgggcAGGGGCACAGCGATGGGCATAACGAGCTTCTACGCCCACCTGACCTCGTGCTTCTTGTACAACTTCTTGAACATGAGCCGTCAGCATTTCCTGTCGATCTTGAGCGCCATAACGTTCGGTAAGAGTCAAAATATTATTAGGCACGAGCCGAAAATATGCCATAAACACATCATCGCCGGTTCAAACAATGCCAAACAGCACTGCGTTCACCAAcacttattaatataattcgTGCAAACACTACATTCCGATTATAAATGAAACGGAGCCCATTTTCAACACGGCAAGAGTATAAAGTTTCCTTCAACACACAAGAATACTATTTTTATCGGGAGGGACGCACGTGCCGCTCGACTTGCATTACTACGACACCAGAATAACTCGGAAGAATTTCATTCGCGAAGATGAAGAGTGAATCGAAAGAGGTTTTTCAGCGGCTTCGATTTTGGCGTGCTTCGTTACGGAGATGAGGGGGCGGCCGATGGTGGAGTGAGATGTATGACTTTTGGCACAATAAATTCCGATTTTTCTATGCGATTTGGGTTTTATTTCGGGGAAATAAGAAAAGAAAACGAGTGGAAGTAGAGCAAAATcttcaggtcaggtcaggtcaggtcaggtcaggtcaggtttAGATTTGACTATTTTCGAAAGGGTCTAATTtagatttgacaatttttgaccACAGTTTTGAATtagattttgatttttttggatATTCTTgaattgacaatttttgagaaaaaatatgtaatttgacaatttttcaaaaaataattgccaatttttcaaaaaataatttgacaatttttgggaaaaatttatttgacaatttttcaaaaaatttatttgacattttttcaataaattttgatatgCGATTTATCTAACAAATCTAAATGAAGTAAAACCATCATTtgccaattttgaaaaatcatgttttgacaatttttgaaaaattttggttTCACAATAtgagttttgttttatttcgagtcagaatttaaaaacagaagaaataaaacaagtaGAAATATATACATATGGCGATActttcaaatttatatttgacaattttgtgaaaatctatttttgaaaaattttggttTGACAATTTCTGAAACAAAGAAAAGGAAGTAAAATACATCGAATTAGATCAGAACCTGTGGATTTAGATTTaaccatttttgaaaaatcttgacaatttttcaaaagtgTTGGTTTGAATTCTTCTTAACTTGACAATTTAGTGAAATAATGATGTATGActttttgttgtaataaattcTGAGTTTTCTGTGctatttgtgttttatttcgTGTGACTATTTTGAAGAAtaaaatacaagaaaaatgaagaaacaaaataatctaaaaaggaatcgaaataaaaaaacgagGGGGAGTATGAAAGTTGATTAGACTGTTGACATTTTAGCATCTTCGGTGTGGTTCGGATGACCATCTTGTTGCCCACGATGCACCTCAGGGCTCCACACCAGATCCAACACTATTGCTTCGCATAAAACCTCTCCAATAAATTTTGCCAACGCACTTCCATAAAAATTTCTCAGCCCGCGTAAATCACATTTACGTCGAATCCagaatataaaatataaattttattcatcCAGACTGCACTCAACATTTACGACCGGCCGTCTCGACCAGACAGCTTCTTCCGAGTGCCCCTCGACCAATTTCCgacgcaaaaaaaattacaccaaTAGAAAACAAGACCGTCTATATGAATCATATTGTAGTGCGTGTCCTATTTTGCTCGGCGGCCATGTGTTTTACATTTAAGACGTGTTTATTTGCTTTCGCCCGCTTTCAAATTTGTCGGTGTAAAATATggaatttgtattttattattgatcGCTGACGTAGTTCcgataataaaacaaattcgACGGGCGAGGCTTTCCCAAGGTTTTCCCGCTTTCCCCCGGCACGCACCACTGAAGAACGCGCACGTGTTCTACTCTCTGGAggtatttttgatttattggGATCGTTAAATCGTTCACAGTTTACGGTGGGTCGAGGAGAAATTGGAGTGAGGCTGAAAAGACGATTTGCAGATTTGGGggggaaataaaaattttactttaggCGCCGAAGCGAAAGAGGAACTGCATAGCGGAGGGAAGAGAGCCAAAGGAAGAAACTCGGACGTGGAATTTGTAATAAggaaaaaaagaacaagaagGTATTTGTTTGATTCATGATGGAGAATCAAAGACAGGgaatttgaaagaaaattcaaaagaCCAAAAgcatttgataaaaatatctaaattGTAAGTTTGATAAAATGGggcaaaatatcaaaatttatagACCTATgacgtaataaataataaatgagaaaattaaaatgggGCTGAAGAGATGCTTTGGAGTTTGGAAGGGAAATCAAAAGAAATACAGAAGAGCCAaaggttttttcttttaagtgTCAAAACGGAAGAACTATATCGCTACTGACATTGAACACAATAGAATCAAAGGAAACAACTCGGAAGATATAGAACTTGGAATGAAGAAGAGAGGGAAGTCTTAAAGAGAAAAAACCGACCAAGAAAGCCTTTGTTTGATTCATTATGAACATTAAAAAGAAAGGAGATCCGAAAGAGAGCCCAAGAGTGCTAaagaatttgataaaaatatctaaattgtgcgtttgataaaaaaagggaaaaatatcaaaattgataGACGAACAACGTACTTGCTGAAGTACAAAGACTTAATCGATTAAATGATAAAAAGTTGAAGTGGGGCCGAAAAGAAAATTAGGAAGTTAGGGGAAAATGCAAAAGAGAAACTGTATTCTTGCTGACAGTGAAGAGAAGAGAGTCAAAGGAAGCAAATCGGAAAACATGGAACTTGGAATTAAGAAAAGAAGAAAGTGTTAAAGGAATAAAACCGACCAAGAAAGTGTTTCTTTGATTCATTATGATAAAGGACAGACAGGAAATATGAAAGAAAGTCCAAAagagcaaaagaaaaaatatcaaatttgatAAAGGAAAGACGTAATTTCTGGGGTGTAAAGATTGGATGGATTAAATGACAAATGAGAAAATTTGAGTGGGGCTGAAGTGAAATTTTGGAGGTTgggttgaaaattaaaaaaaaaaacagaggaGCCAAAGCTTTTTTCTGTTAGGTTTCAAAGCGAAAGAAGAACTGTATGACTACTcacagtgaaaaaaatagaatcAAAGAAAACAACTCGGAAGATATAGAACTTGGAATAATGAATAGAAGAAAgtgttaaaaagaaaaaaaaaacgaccaagaaaatatttgtttcattCATTATGAACATTAAAAAGAGAAGAGATTTGAAAGAAAGCCTAAAAGTGCTatagaattaatttgttaataacaATCTCTGAATTGtgtgtttgataaaaaagGGCAAAACATCAAATTTGATAGACGAATGGCGTAGGTACTTGCTAAGATGTGAATGTTGGATACATTAAAtgataaatgataaaattGGCGTAAGACTGAAGAGAAAATTAGGAAGTTAGAGGGGAAAATGCAAAAGAAAAACTGAATTCTTACTGACAGTGAAGAGAAGAGAGTCAAAGGAAGCAAATCGGAAAACACGGAACTTGGAAttaagaaaagaagaaaatgttAAAAGGAAAAAAGCCCAAGAAAGTGTTTGTTTGATTCATTATGGAGAATGAAAGAGGAGACATTTGAAAGAAAGTCCAAAAAGGCAAAAgcatttgataaaaatatctaaattgtaagtttgataaaaaagggcaaaatatcaaaatttatagACCAATGACGTAGTTGCTGGGGTGTAAAGACagaatgaattaaattataaatgagAAAATTAGAATGGGGCTGAAGATATGCTTTGGAGGTTGGAAgggaaataaaaagaaatacagaAAAGCCAaaggttttttcttttaagtgTTAAAACGAAAGAAGAACTGTATCGCTACTGACAGTGAAAACAATAGAATCAAAGGAAACAGCTCGGAAGATATAGAACTTGGAATAAAGAAGAGAGGGAAGTGTTAAAGAGAAAAAACCGACCAAGAAAGTCTTTGTTTGATTCATTATGAACGCTAAAAAGATAGGAGATCCGAAAGAGAGACCAAGTGTGCTAAAGAATTTGATGAAAATATCTAAATTGTgcgtttgataaaaaaagggtaaaatatcaaaattgataGACGAACGACGTACTTGCTGAAGTGTAAAGACTTAAtcgattaaataataaatgataaaGTTGAAGTGGGGCTGAAGAGAAAATTAGGAAGTTAGAGGGGAAAATGCAAAAGAAGAACTGTATTCTTACTGACAGTGAAGAGAAAAGAGTCAAAAGAAGTAAACCGGAAAACACGGAATTTGGAATTAAGAAAGGAAGAAAGtgttaaaagaaataaaatcgaGCAAGAAAGTGTTTGTTTGATTCATTATGATAAATGTCTGACAGGAAATATGAAAGAAAGTCCAAAAGAGCAAaagaatttgataaaaatatctaaactgtacgtttgataaaaaaggaaaaaatatcaaatttgatTAAGGTATGACAGAATTGTAGGGGTGTAAAGATTGGATGGATTAAATGACAAATGAGAAAATTTGAGTGGGGCTGAAGAGAAACTTTGGAGGTTGGgaaggaaattaaaaaaaaaacagaggaGCCAAAGCTTTTTTCTTTTAGGTGTCAAAGCGAAAGAAGAACTGTATGACTACTcacagtgaaaaaaaaaacagaatcaAAGGAAACAACTCGGAAGATATAGAACTTGGAATAATGAATATGTAGAATAAAgtgttaaaaacaaaaaaacgatcaagaaaatatttgtttgattCTTTATGAACATTAAAAAGGGCTAAAGAATTTGTTAATGACAATATCTGAATCGTGCGTTTGATAAAAAAGGGcaaaacatcaaaattgatAGACGAATGGCGTAGGTACTTGCTAAGATGTAAACGTTGGATAAATTAAATGATAAATGATAAAGTTGGCGTGAGACTGAAGAGAAAACTAGGAAGTTGGAGGGGAAAATGCAAAAGAAAAACTGAATTCTTACTGACAGTGAAGAGAAGAGAGTCAAAGGAAGCAAATCGGAAAACACGGAACTTGGAAttaagaaaagaagaaaatgttAAAAGGAAAAAAGCCCAAGAAAGTGTTTGTTTGATTCATTATGGAGAATGAAAGAGAAGACATTTGAAAGAAAGTTCAAAAGAGCAAaagaatttgataaaaatatctaaactgtatgtttgataaaaaaggaaaaaatatcaaatttgatAAAGGAATAACGTAGTTGCAGGGGTGTAAAGACtgaatgaattaaattataaatgagAAAATTAGAATGGAGCTGAAGAGATGCTTTGTAGGAAGAGAAATAAAAAGATACACAGAAGAGTGAAagctttttttcttttaggtGCCAAAGCGAAAGAAGAACTGTATCGTTACTGACAGTGAAAACAATAGAATCAAAGGAAACAACTCGGAAGATATAGAACTTGGAATAAAGAGAAGAATGTgttaaaaagataaaaacGACCAAGAAACTATTTGTTTGATTCATTACGaacattaaaaaagtaaaaaaaaagcataGGGGAGAAAAGAAAGTCAAAGAAAGAACTTGGACGTGGAATTTGGAACAAGGAAAAGCAGGAAGGgtgaaaggaaaaaaaacGGACCAAGAAGGTGTTTGTTGATTAATCATTAACAGTGAAAACAATAGAGACAAAGGAAGCAATTGGGACATGTATCAcgcgtcaattgttgtgcttttttaaagcgtggATTAAATGgaacatgttgacagctaacctaaaatttagagccaaagaaataattctttttttctttctttacaatgttttacattaaaaataaaataacttaacgattcctatttgctgaaaacaaacatgttcaattatgtcccgattaaatataaataaatgtccTTCATGTCAAACGAATAAAAGAAAGTGTTAAAGAGAAAAAACCGACCAAGAAAGTGTTTCTTTGATTCATTATGGAGAATGAAAAAGAGGAGATTTTAAAGAAAGCCCAAAAGTGCTACAGAATGtgataaaaatatctaaattctgtgtttgataaaaaaggacaaaatatcaaaattgataGACGAACGACGTACTTGCTAAGGTGCAAACGTTGTATGGATTAAATGATAAGTGAGAAATGCATTTTTCCTGCTTACCACAATAGATGGATGAATGACGCAATAGATCGCCTTCAACTGTTCACGTAAATATCTACATCTAACTCCATAGAACAGAGAATCCTGTGGTATCGTGGTCCAAGTTAGCCTGGTCCGCCGCTTGCGACCAGCCCGCGGCTCACCGCCCCCGATGACGCAAAGCGCCGAAGCCGCCTCGGTGCGGTTAGTACCGTGTGCCGATCTAAGTATAACCCAGTGAGAGAGCGCCGTGTCAGCGTCCAGACGTCGCCGACGCCGCGTCCGAACATGTAGTGCCTGTGCAGAATGAGTGACATTCCATCAACATCCTTACCTCGCAAGAGATCGAAGCGGAGGTACGACAAAACGAAACTGCCGACGCCGCCCCCCGACCCCGTGGAGAAAGACGACTTCTTCGCCTACCTCGACTCGCTGCAGAAGGGCCCGATCTACTCGCGGTCGGCATCGACGTTCGCCCCCGCCATCGCCGCCGAAGATGCCTTCGACCACCTGGAGAAGCTGTACAAGCTCATGGAGCAGATGCTGGAGCTGCGCGAGCAAAACGCGCGGCTGCACCGCCGCGTGCGCGACCTCGAGCACCTCAACAACCTGGAGAAGATGCAGCGGGAGCTGGACGTGCGCGACGACTGCCCCGAGCTGGAGAAGGACACCGCGTTCGCCGAGACCATCCTGGAGTCCATCCTGTCGGAGACGAAGGCCAAGCCGAAGCCGTCGGCGTCGTCGCGGCTGAGGCAGTCCATCTCGAGGCGCAGCCGCCACAGGAGCGGCTCCGTGGGGGCGCACTCGGAGTTGGAGCTCAAGGGGGACAGGCGGGCGTCGACTTGCGTGGACGACAGGAAGAAGCCGGCCAAAGTGTCGAAGTGGACCAAGGTGAAGGCGGCCTTCAAGTGGGAGAAGGCGTCGCCGACAGTGAGCGACGCCAAGTCGCAGGACAGCGGGATCGGGGGGATGGTACCGGTGGAGGTGGCGCGGTACTTGCGGGTGCCGTCTTGTGACGAGCACGGACACAGCCCGGTCGACTCGGGGGCGGCGGAGGTCTCCACGCCGGGGACGCTCTCCACGGCGTCCTCCACCGAGGACTTCCACCGACACGGTAACAGAGCGTGTTTTCAAAGTGCCACCGTCGGGACGACGGAAGTACCACTTGTCCCTTCATAGCAACTAAGGACAAACTGTTCAAATCCTGAAATCGTCCTGATGGTGGCACCTTTGTCAAAAAACTTTACAACTAGGGACATATAAAATCACCCAATCGTAACAATCACATTTTTTCTCTATTTGATAGCAGTACCGCTgctttttatatttagagAAAAATCGAAATATCTTCCCTGAGCAAATCTGActgcataaataaatacctacgtaaatacataaacaaataagaaataattatttaagcgttgataatttttacaaaagcGTAATCAAATAGTAGCTATAGTTGTTTTCAAcaacatccgtgctgtcaatatgacagttgctgtttcagtttagtaatttgACGCGGCAacttgacaaattcaaattattatctgtCATTTCTGACAAATCAACGAAAATATGGACTTTGAAAGGTCTACAAGAGATTTACCTACTTAGTTTAATCATGTTTTACACTATATTGAAGATTGAGTCCTTGTTTGTTGTTGgtgtttcacgaaatataaattttcatttaccataacctcattttcttgtttgacaCTTTATACCGtaagatcatttaaatttatagtctgtttttttataatcaattgtcaaagtgttgtcaggttggcagaaaattcgaaacagtgaattttataaattacgtTTGGAACATTgacttttgaaattgtcaccgattatcacatttgacaatttaaatgaaacacgTGTCTCAAACTCATAAACAtatgcaacataacctcaataatgaTCTAGGGGAAATCTAGGGTAAAACTGAGATAGAACTGGACCAAATGTCAGTTATTTTTTAGTATACAGTTTAGTCTTTTACtgtattttgacattgacatttgattattaattgattaaaaaaaacggacTTTAATTAATGTTGGCTATgagttttaaattagattggcaacactgttgaCGTTTAGGGTGGTCATGTTCAATCGAAATGAAGCAGTAGAAAATAATACAGTTTTATTAACAATCATAGAAAATGTACGAAGTGTTCTCCCCCAGCTTGGATACAACTGTTAGActcgccgtttcatattttgtattgaattttgaagcgtcaCTTTGTCAAATCAAATCGAGGTGCTAAAggaatgttataaaaaaatcactcaaactgttatttcaaataatgtttttatcCTGAAATTCCGCATCTGCAAACGCCATCGTCAAGAAATGATTAAGAATATTGCACTTATGAACTCCACAACTGCTATAAAT from Tenebrio molitor chromosome 8, icTenMoli1.1, whole genome shotgun sequence harbors:
- the LOC138136250 gene encoding uncharacterized protein isoform X1; translation: MSQIRPVLPRLLHFEDALQKTGWGLYYKFLVGFAAANLFTNGFVLLCMHFALPLSACDTVLSRDDLVAIFLCFASGKALGGFLLCSISDNTGKRCMISKSLIITFASCFISAFSHNTYTLYLAAFFLGSGLQANIVSIKIYLAEILPIDRRGFYVILPDLFWTAGYFSTSGTIPVSNLSEILLFFSKCATFPVFIYYFGSTNANVSEHQGMDMRLTSWRIIFAVGGGLCITMGCTSALLEMSPRYLLFKRRIITASLILKQFYAINKSKYSETFDVHSQQLVDLISDYNINLDPEPAGMVQQVVTIVKVMLRMLRILLRRPFLKTAVTVALLKLPTLFGIVGSDIYLAQLLTAKNDTLQGVNFVHLGLVYSSNCTIAVDEEQYENFLLISINILFGQILLLCIIDRFGRKFPIFAGLTTCSLTSVILAYNRNFTVLAIASSFYTLGYTLVESTLYVVVIESFPTAIRGTAMGITSFYAHLTSCFLYNFLNMSRQHFLSILSAITFGKSQNIIRHEPKICHKHIIAGSNNAKQHCVHQHLLI
- the LOC138136250 gene encoding uncharacterized protein isoform X4, whose translation is MSQIRPVLPRLLHFEDALQKTGWGLYYKFLVGFAAANLFTNGFVLLCMHFALPLSACDTVLSRDDLVAIFLCFASGKALGGFLLCSISDNTGKRCMISKSLIITFASCFISAFSHNTYTLYLAAFFLGSGLQANIVSIKIYLAEILPIDRRGFYVILPDLFWTAGYFSTSVFIYYFGSTNANVSEHQGMDMRLTSWRIIFAVGGGLCITMGCTSALLEMSPRYLLFKRRIITASLILKQFYAINKSKYSETFDVHSQQLVDLISDYNINLDPEPAGMVQQVVTIVKVMLRMLRILLRRPFLKTAVTVALLKLPTLFGIVGSDIYLAQLLTAKNDTLQGVNFVHLGLVYSSNCTIAVDEEQYENFLLISINILFGQILLLCIIDRFGRKFPIFAGLTTCSLTSVILAYNRNFTVLAIASSFYTLGYTLVESTLYVVVIESFPTAIRGTAMGITSFYAHLTSCFLYNFLNMSRQHFLSILSAITFAASILACFVTEMRGRPMVE
- the LOC138136250 gene encoding uncharacterized protein isoform X2, with translation MSQIRPVLPRLLHFEDALQKTGWGLYYKFLVGFAAANLFTNGFVLLCMHFALPLSACDTVLSRDDLVAIFLCFASGKALGGFLLCSISDNTGKRCMISKSLIITFASCFISAFSHNTYTLYLAAFFLGSGLQANIVSIKIYLAEILPIDRRGFYVILPDLFWTAGYFSTSGTIPVSNLSEILLFFSKCATFPVFIYYFGSTNANVSEHQGMDMRLTSWRIIFAVGGGLCITMGCTSALLEMSPRYLLFKRRIITASLILKQFYAINKSKYSETFDVHSQQLVDLISDYNINLDPEPAGMVQQVVTIVKVMLRMLRILLRRPFLKTAVTVALLKLPTLFGIVGSDIYLAQLLTAKNDTLQGVNFVHLGLVYSSNCTIAVDEEQYENFLLISINILFGQILLLCIIDRFGRKFPIFAGLTTCSLTSVILAYNRNFTVLAIASSFYTLGYTLVESTLYVVVIESFPTAIRGTAMGITSFYAHLTSCFLYNFLNMSRQHFLSILSAITFAASILACFVTEMRGRPMVE
- the LOC138136250 gene encoding uncharacterized protein isoform X3 codes for the protein MSQIRPVLPRLLHFEDALQKTGWGLYYKFLVGFAAANLFTNGFVLLCMHFALPLSACDTVLSRDDLVAIFLCFASGKALGGFLLCSISDNTGKRCMISKSLIITFASCFISAFSHNTYTLYLAAFFLGSGLQANIVSIKIYLAEILPIDRRGFYVILPDLFWTAGYFSTSVFIYYFGSTNANVSEHQGMDMRLTSWRIIFAVGGGLCITMGCTSALLEMSPRYLLFKRRIITASLILKQFYAINKSKYSETFDVHSQQLVDLISDYNINLDPEPAGMVQQVVTIVKVMLRMLRILLRRPFLKTAVTVALLKLPTLFGIVGSDIYLAQLLTAKNDTLQGVNFVHLGLVYSSNCTIAVDEEQYENFLLISINILFGQILLLCIIDRFGRKFPIFAGLTTCSLTSVILAYNRNFTVLAIASSFYTLGYTLVESTLYVVVIESFPTAIRGTAMGITSFYAHLTSCFLYNFLNMSRQHFLSILSAITFGKSQNIIRHEPKICHKHIIAGSNNAKQHCVHQHLLI